One window from the genome of Papaver somniferum cultivar HN1 unplaced genomic scaffold, ASM357369v1 unplaced-scaffold_84, whole genome shotgun sequence encodes:
- the LOC113345830 gene encoding major latex protein 15-like yields MAHGQTTSCLVGKLVTELEVNYNADKYYHIFKNHEEVSRAIPHIYRSIKVLEGHGKTSGCIKEWCYIHEGKTLILKESTTYNDETRMICHSVVGGDIANDYKMFNATLLVKGNFTSQVVAVAHPPQPTLIHHSSLCKLAHKSHVTLSKLAEKSHLSFSKREHKHRFSLKPILHNLAGCDCDTRSQDFSPPVPTYVAPSFHGNTAMFIIDYEKKNKNSPVPVSYLAFFHRIILDLNSHFCAYG; encoded by the exons ATGGCACATGGCCAGACCACTTCATGTCTAGTCGGGAAACTTGTTACTGAGTTGGAGGTTAACTACAACGCCGACAAGTATTACCATATATTTAAGAACCATGAAGAGGTTTCAAGAGCAATACCTCATATTTACAGGAGCATAAAAGTTCTTGAGGGACATGGAAAGACTTCCGGCTGTATCAAGGAATGGTGCTATATTCATG AGGGTAAAACACTGATTCTCAAGGAGAGCACAACATATAACGATGAAACAAGGATGATATGTCACAGCGTTGTAGGAGGAGATATTGCAAATGATTACAAGATGTTCAATGCAACACTTCTGGTTAAGGGAAATTTTACTAGTCAAGTTGTTGCGGTTGCCCACCCACCCCAGCCGACACTCATTCATCATTCTAGCCTTTGTAAGCTGGCTCATAAGTCTCATGTCACCCTTAGTAAGCTGGCTGAGAAGTCTCATCTTAGCTTTAGCAAGCGGGAGCACAAGCATCGTTTTAGCCTTAAGCCGATTTTGCACAACCTGGCGGGCTGTGACTGTGACACGCGTAGCCAAGATTTTAGTCCACCCGTTCCTACATACGTGGCTCCATCCTTTCATGGGAACACTGCGATGTTTATCATAGATTatgagaagaagaataagaattcTCCAGTTCCTGTTTCTTATCTAGCTTTCTTCCATCGGATCATTCTAGACTTGAACTCTCACTTCTGTGCTTATGGTTAA
- the LOC113345857 gene encoding major latex protein 15-like: MAHHHTISGLVGKLITESEVNCNADKYYKKFKDHEELPTAIPHICTSIKAVEGHGTTSGCVKEWCYILEGKPLTIKEKTVYDDETRTIHHSGVAGDLMNDYKKWDVIFTVNPKAHGHGSIVKWIVGYEKMNEDSPVPIPYLVLFQQITDDLNAHLCASD, from the exons ATGGCTCATCACCATACCATTTCAGGTTTAGTAGGGAAACTTATTACTGAATCGGAGGTTAACTGCAACGCCGACAAGTATTACAAAAAATTTAAGGACCACGAAGAGCTTCCAACCGCAATCCCTCATATTTGCACCAGCATCAAAGCTGTTGAAGGACATGGAACTACTTCTGGTTGTGTCAAAGAGTGGTGCTATATACTTG AGGGTAAACCACTAACTATCAAGGAGAAAACCGTGTATGATGATGAAACAAGGACGATACATCATAGTGGGGTAGCAGGAGACTTGAtgaatgattacaagaagtgggATGTAATATTTACAGTTAATCCAAAGGCTCACGGACATGGAAGCATCGTGAAGTGGATAGTGGGTTACGAGAAGATGAATGAGGATTCTCCAGTTCCTATTCCTTATTTGGTTTTGTTCCAACAGATCACTGATGACTTGAACGCTCACCTCTGTGCTTCTGATTAA
- the LOC113345895 gene encoding major latex protein 149-like: MDPPKKGPKDIFPIKLPEHDKTVSALIPVVALWCIWLERNSRTFDEKSKSIDQACQSATASLLSWAAIFKSSMTHGISGLVGKLVIKSEVNCNADKYYQIYKQHEDLPSAVPHIVTSAKSVEGHGTTAGCVKEWGYIHEGKTFTCREKTTYTDETRTIYHSIFEGELMNDCKKFDLTLVVEPKADGHGSIVKYIIDYEKINEDSPVPIPYLFFFQQITEDLNTHLCASD, from the exons atggacCCACCTAAAAAGGGACCAAAGGATATTTTTCCCATTAAATTACCTGAACATGATAAAACTGTCTCAGCTTTAATACCTGTTGTTGCACTATGGTGTATCTGGTTGGAGAGAAATTCAAGGACTTTTGATGAGAAGTCGAAAAGCATCGATCAAGCTTGTCAGAGTGCTACAGCTTCGCTACTTTCATGGGCTGCAATTTTTAAATCTT CAATGACTCATGGTATTTCAGGTCTAGTTGGGAAACTTGTTATCAAATCCGAGGTTAACTGCAACGCTGACAAGTATTACCAAATATATAAGCAGCATGAAGATCTTCCAAGCGCAGTCCCCCATATTGTCACTAGTGCCAAATCTGTCGAGGGACATGGAACTACTGCTGGTTGCGTCAAGGAGTGGGGCTATATTCATG AGGGTAAAACATTTACTTGCAGGGAGAAAACTACGTACACGGATGAAACAAGGACGATATATCATAGCATATTCGAAGGAGAATTGATGAATGATTGCAAAAAGTTCGATCTAACACTTGTCGTTGAACCGAAGGCTGATGGACATGGAAGCATTGTGAAGTATATTATTGATTatgagaagataaatgaggatTCTCCAGTTCCTATTCCATATCTGTTTTTCTTCCAACAGATCACCGAAGACTTGAACACTCACCTCTGTGCTTCTGATTAA